Proteins from one Mycobacterium sp. SMC-2 genomic window:
- a CDS encoding nuclear transport factor 2 family protein gives MPEMTDLETARAEAAITRLAADERMARDTGQWDLMHASYHDESHVRVFWFNGTGHDFIEASRNMTAPDQKWSSSIHVVGPTSVKLQGHRAIADTGCTVHGRLLITDVEVDHTIFVRHRSMVERDGDGAWKLRSFRACYQRDAFTPTIPGETLPIDKERLATFRQSYKFMSAFMDLMGAEADRTLPGIDRPDLIDSLIAEEEAWLAGGTYTPKLSSQAEGKA, from the coding sequence ATGCCCGAGATGACCGACCTGGAGACGGCGCGAGCCGAGGCGGCGATCACCCGGCTTGCCGCGGACGAACGGATGGCCCGGGATACCGGCCAGTGGGACTTGATGCACGCCTCCTACCACGACGAATCCCACGTGCGGGTGTTCTGGTTCAACGGCACCGGCCACGACTTCATCGAGGCCTCGCGCAACATGACGGCGCCGGACCAGAAGTGGTCGTCGTCGATTCACGTCGTCGGCCCGACTTCAGTGAAGCTGCAGGGGCATCGGGCGATCGCCGACACCGGATGCACGGTGCACGGCCGCCTGCTCATCACCGACGTCGAGGTCGACCACACGATCTTCGTCCGCCACCGGTCGATGGTCGAGCGTGACGGCGACGGCGCCTGGAAGCTGCGGTCGTTCAGGGCCTGCTACCAACGTGACGCCTTCACGCCGACGATCCCCGGCGAGACCCTGCCCATCGACAAGGAGCGGCTGGCCACCTTCCGGCAGAGCTACAAGTTCATGAGCGCCTTCATGGACCTGATGGGCGCGGAGGCGGACCGGACGTTGCCGGGCATCGACCGGCCGGACCTCATCGATTCGCTGATCGCCGAAGAGGAGGCGTGGCTGGCGGGCGGGACCTACACGCCGAAGCTCTCCTCGCAAGCGGAAGGGAAAGCATGA
- a CDS encoding TetR/AcrR family transcriptional regulator, translated as MPDDEEKAVPSAAKQRLPRKIRANGERSRQRILEAATHIAAERGYDGTSIALVSERSGLPASSIYWHYGDKDALIAAAIEHSFGEWLAGATALPPATPGSTRAGRLVAMMQRTANGLKISRVFLRLGMLLTLEHRDEERSARRMFLQVRDEAYRRTVASFTELFPELDESAVRQLVTFSMAMTDGLFIAGEFDSNTVDILGQSEMLAAAVLAAADHLSASRPGPAVID; from the coding sequence TTGCCTGACGATGAGGAGAAGGCCGTGCCGAGCGCTGCGAAACAGCGGCTCCCGAGAAAGATACGCGCCAACGGCGAACGTTCGCGTCAACGCATCCTCGAGGCGGCGACACACATCGCGGCTGAGCGCGGTTACGACGGCACCAGCATCGCGTTGGTCAGCGAACGTTCGGGACTACCGGCGAGTTCGATCTATTGGCATTACGGAGACAAGGATGCCTTGATCGCGGCCGCCATCGAACACAGCTTCGGTGAATGGCTGGCCGGCGCGACCGCCCTACCGCCGGCGACCCCGGGATCCACGAGGGCGGGTCGGCTGGTTGCGATGATGCAGCGCACCGCGAACGGCCTGAAGATATCGCGTGTCTTCTTGCGCCTCGGGATGTTGCTCACACTGGAGCACCGCGATGAAGAGCGCTCGGCGCGACGAATGTTCTTGCAAGTGCGCGACGAGGCATATCGACGCACAGTCGCCTCGTTCACCGAGCTCTTCCCGGAGTTGGATGAGTCGGCTGTTCGGCAGCTCGTCACATTCTCGATGGCGATGACCGATGGGCTGTTCATCGCCGGCGAATTCGACAGCAATACCGTTGACATTCTCGGCCAGTCTGAAATGCTCGCGGCGGCTGTACTCGCCGCTGCCGACCACCTCAGTGCCTCTCGTCCAGGCCCGGCGGTTATCGACTGA
- a CDS encoding VOC family protein: protein MHKVDELAYVGISAKDLDVWSKYAQEVLGQEVTADSDNSNLYLRMDERHHRFIVHPADNEPEDVSYVGWQVRNADAMDAIAGKLNAAGVNVIEGKPEEAATRRVLGFVHFADPHSGVRMELAYGHEVTFQPPYRPSRPISGFVTGAQGLGHFVTYVPDVAAAEKFYSETLGFTTTDSPSIPGGAQFAAFMSCNQRHHSFAFFGNPQPRRRTYHVMLEHTSIDDVGSAFDICQSQGKVKVQLGRHNNDRMFSFYTENPSGWLFELGWGARTIDPNTFAVEHYTIGGGNGMGEWGHAGLAESVF, encoded by the coding sequence GTGCACAAAGTCGACGAGCTCGCTTACGTCGGGATCAGCGCCAAGGACCTCGACGTTTGGTCGAAATACGCACAAGAGGTGCTGGGGCAAGAGGTCACCGCCGACAGCGATAACAGCAACCTCTACTTGCGCATGGACGAACGCCACCACAGGTTTATCGTCCACCCGGCGGACAACGAACCTGAAGACGTCTCCTACGTCGGATGGCAGGTACGCAATGCCGACGCGATGGACGCCATTGCGGGCAAGCTAAACGCCGCAGGAGTCAACGTCATCGAAGGCAAGCCCGAGGAAGCGGCTACCCGGCGCGTACTCGGCTTCGTGCACTTCGCTGACCCGCACTCGGGCGTACGCATGGAATTGGCGTACGGCCACGAAGTGACCTTCCAGCCGCCGTACCGGCCGTCCCGGCCGATCTCGGGGTTCGTCACCGGCGCTCAGGGTCTCGGCCACTTCGTCACCTACGTGCCCGATGTGGCTGCCGCCGAGAAGTTCTACAGCGAGACCCTGGGCTTCACCACGACTGACTCGCCCAGCATCCCGGGTGGCGCCCAGTTCGCGGCGTTCATGTCCTGCAACCAAAGGCATCACTCATTTGCGTTCTTCGGCAATCCGCAGCCCCGGCGCCGTACCTATCACGTGATGCTCGAGCACACGAGTATCGACGATGTGGGTTCGGCGTTCGACATCTGCCAGTCGCAGGGCAAGGTCAAAGTGCAGCTCGGCCGCCACAACAACGACCGGATGTTCTCGTTCTACACCGAGAACCCGTCGGGCTGGCTGTTCGAACTCGGGTGGGGCGCCCGCACCATCGATCCGAACACCTTCGCGGTCGAGCATTACACCATCGGCGGCGGAAACGGCATGGGCGAGTGGGGGCACGCAGGTTTGGCGGAATCGGTCTTCTGA
- a CDS encoding GntR family transcriptional regulator, which yields MPDPDNDAPDRHTGSLLFDARGGRRNHQSLKELATDYIREGIVSGRLRPGAKVDQDQIAGELGISRLPIREALIDLTARGFVESIPRRGAFVARLTVQDIEDYFEVIGLFFGLTARRAAKCITDEQLRSLKKLHTEATTTQDPSTRLALTYEFYRVINELGITERLLVTLRFLALALPSDYYFSTSRWPATETAYRERVLTAIESHDAEAAARATEEHLRTCAKVTIDELRAQGYWSESEGTAEAAS from the coding sequence TTGCCCGATCCCGATAACGACGCCCCAGACAGGCACACGGGGTCTCTCCTGTTCGACGCCCGAGGCGGTCGCCGCAATCACCAAAGCCTCAAAGAGCTGGCTACCGACTACATCCGCGAAGGCATCGTCTCCGGTCGCTTGCGGCCTGGCGCCAAGGTGGATCAAGACCAGATTGCTGGAGAACTCGGCATCAGCCGGCTTCCCATCAGAGAGGCGCTCATCGACCTCACGGCGAGGGGTTTTGTCGAATCGATCCCCCGCCGCGGTGCATTCGTCGCAAGGCTCACGGTCCAGGACATCGAAGACTATTTCGAGGTGATCGGCTTGTTCTTCGGGCTGACCGCACGGCGGGCAGCCAAGTGCATCACCGACGAGCAGCTCCGCAGCCTGAAGAAGCTCCACACCGAAGCCACCACTACGCAGGATCCGTCGACCCGGCTGGCATTGACCTACGAGTTCTACCGGGTGATCAATGAGTTGGGAATTACCGAACGATTGCTCGTGACACTTCGGTTCTTGGCCCTCGCGCTGCCGAGCGACTACTACTTCAGCACCTCCCGATGGCCGGCGACAGAGACGGCTTACCGAGAGCGCGTCCTCACCGCAATCGAGAGCCACGATGCTGAGGCAGCGGCCAGGGCGACCGAGGAACACCTCCGCACCTGCGCCAAAGTGACCATCGATGAGCTGCGCGCGCAGGGCTACTGGTCCGAGTCGGAGGGCACTGCGGAAGCGGCCAGCTAA
- a CDS encoding FAD-dependent monooxygenase produces the protein MVADLRVAVVGGGIGGLAATLAFYRRGIEVRCFEQAGVLAEVGAGLMLAPNGVRALRHLGVGDVVDRLGGPITDMIISGADGTEVARVDRRTPGGSERYLGIHRADLFELLASELPDDIVVAGHRCVQFEQEPERATVCFANGASYDADVVIAADGIHSFLQRYVVSPAKPVHSGTTAYRGTLPSSEVDWPPGRFQIWMGLGKHFIAYPLRAGELVNYVGFVTTADKARESWSAHGDLRELAAAFAGWDETVKRIIDRIGDTFAWGLYDREPLSRWTAGRLALLGDAAHPMLPHAGQGANQALEDAVTVAALVARAHRADVPRALQHYVNLRRPRTTEIQRNSRSNGNRFDSDEGHIEARDRSISSGPGDTSWIDDHDAVAHAEAYADALD, from the coding sequence ATGGTCGCAGACCTGCGTGTCGCGGTTGTCGGTGGCGGCATTGGCGGGCTGGCGGCCACGCTCGCGTTTTACCGTCGCGGGATCGAAGTGCGGTGCTTCGAGCAGGCTGGTGTGCTGGCGGAGGTGGGCGCGGGGCTGATGCTCGCCCCGAACGGGGTCCGGGCGCTCCGGCACCTGGGTGTAGGTGATGTAGTCGACCGGTTGGGCGGCCCGATCACGGACATGATCATCAGCGGAGCCGACGGCACCGAGGTGGCCCGCGTGGATCGGCGGACGCCGGGCGGCTCAGAAAGGTACCTCGGGATCCACCGGGCGGATCTGTTCGAATTGCTGGCGTCGGAGCTGCCGGACGACATCGTGGTGGCTGGCCACCGTTGCGTCCAATTCGAGCAGGAGCCTGAGCGGGCAACCGTGTGCTTCGCGAACGGCGCGTCTTACGACGCCGATGTAGTGATCGCCGCTGACGGTATCCACTCGTTTCTTCAGCGTTACGTGGTGTCTCCGGCGAAGCCTGTGCACTCGGGAACGACGGCGTACCGGGGGACGCTGCCAAGCAGCGAGGTCGATTGGCCGCCGGGGCGGTTCCAGATCTGGATGGGGCTGGGCAAGCACTTCATCGCCTACCCCCTGCGTGCCGGCGAGCTCGTCAACTATGTCGGGTTCGTCACGACCGCCGATAAGGCGAGGGAGTCGTGGTCGGCGCACGGCGATCTTCGCGAACTTGCTGCTGCCTTCGCGGGCTGGGACGAGACGGTGAAACGGATCATCGACCGGATCGGGGATACGTTCGCGTGGGGGTTGTACGACCGGGAGCCGCTTTCCCGCTGGACGGCCGGTCGGCTCGCACTGCTTGGCGACGCTGCCCATCCCATGTTGCCGCATGCCGGCCAAGGGGCTAACCAGGCGCTCGAGGACGCAGTCACCGTTGCAGCACTCGTCGCGCGTGCTCACCGAGCGGACGTTCCACGTGCGCTGCAGCACTACGTCAACCTACGCCGGCCAAGGACTACCGAGATCCAACGGAATTCCCGGAGTAACGGCAACCGGTTCGACTCCGACGAGGGTCACATCGAAGCTCGTGATCGTTCGATCTCGTCCGGTCCCGGCGACACCAGTTGGATCGACGACCACGACGCCGTCGCACATGCCGAGGCATATGCCGATGCGCTCGACTGA
- a CDS encoding VOC family protein, with protein sequence MTTKLAGGMRGVDHVAYPTWKLPETVHFYRDVLGFPLKHCILAPGWGNDPHPDFAHFFFDIGANGTIAFFYYFNTPEYRDPNVPDRINRARHLALQVDTLEELDGYQKRIEDAGYELRFRIAHEIIESIYVWDPNGYSIEISRHLRPLQEADTVDTELSIQALVDVTQGPEPSLAKVWERKAELIAEKLGVPNV encoded by the coding sequence ATGACTACGAAACTCGCGGGAGGGATGCGGGGCGTCGATCACGTCGCCTACCCGACCTGGAAACTGCCGGAGACCGTTCATTTCTATCGCGACGTGCTGGGGTTCCCGCTCAAGCACTGCATCCTGGCGCCCGGTTGGGGCAATGACCCGCATCCTGACTTCGCGCATTTCTTCTTCGACATCGGTGCTAACGGAACCATTGCCTTCTTCTACTATTTCAACACTCCGGAGTATCGCGACCCGAACGTCCCGGACCGCATCAATCGGGCACGGCATCTGGCGCTGCAGGTCGACACCCTTGAGGAGCTAGACGGCTATCAGAAGCGCATCGAAGACGCCGGCTATGAGCTGCGGTTCCGCATCGCGCACGAGATCATCGAGTCGATCTATGTGTGGGATCCCAACGGGTATTCCATCGAGATCTCCCGGCATCTGCGACCCTTGCAGGAAGCCGACACCGTCGACACTGAGCTCTCCATTCAGGCTTTGGTCGATGTGACCCAAGGCCCAGAGCCGTCGCTGGCCAAGGTGTGGGAGCGCAAGGCCGAGCTCATCGCCGAGAAGCTGGGGGTTCCTAATGTCTAG
- a CDS encoding aromatic ring-hydroxylating dioxygenase subunit alpha, whose amino-acid sequence MQRNGRRPAEAVLADGSQVEDLIDRAERTVSARVLADQEIFELELVNIFAKAWIPVALTAELQQPGDFVTRRIGLDPVIVSRDHVGEYHVMLNVCSHRGAQVCRGEAGNARTHTCPFHGWAFGSDGKLVGVPFERLVYGDRLDKARLGLRHARVGVMSGIIFATWADDAPTLEQYIGDYRFYLDAMLNRTDAGLEACGPPQRFVVNANWKLLGGYGDNYHVLSMHRSLADIGAGPTGEQVLYGFKSSVNGHAVSGPDFERFDTGLEPAQFLAMMPPAGMCAELVPQLERRLSPEQVTYLGTTPPSTAALFPSTSILMFGAERAGQQGERPAGQSVNLRFFAPLGPDRTELFLFYLVERDAPEELKARMRQNCTAAFGIGGYIDEDDFEVFGSIQRNLDGVIARQEFACYRAAGTPLDPDPARPGIAFRGVSTDDGQWAFYERYFEFLEGKPW is encoded by the coding sequence ATGCAACGCAACGGACGAAGGCCGGCGGAAGCGGTGCTCGCCGACGGCTCCCAAGTGGAGGACCTGATCGACCGCGCCGAGCGCACGGTGTCGGCCCGCGTGCTCGCCGACCAGGAGATCTTCGAGCTCGAGCTGGTCAACATCTTCGCCAAGGCATGGATTCCGGTGGCGCTGACCGCCGAACTGCAGCAACCCGGTGATTTCGTGACGAGGCGGATTGGGCTCGACCCCGTCATCGTCAGCCGCGACCACGTCGGTGAGTACCACGTGATGCTGAATGTCTGCTCGCACCGTGGCGCGCAGGTGTGCCGGGGTGAGGCGGGCAACGCACGCACCCACACCTGTCCGTTCCACGGTTGGGCGTTCGGCTCGGACGGCAAGCTCGTCGGCGTGCCGTTCGAGCGGCTCGTCTACGGTGACCGCCTCGACAAGGCGCGGCTGGGTTTGCGCCACGCGCGGGTGGGCGTCATGTCCGGGATCATCTTTGCCACCTGGGCCGACGACGCGCCCACACTCGAGCAATACATCGGGGACTACCGCTTCTACCTCGACGCGATGCTGAACCGCACCGATGCCGGTCTGGAGGCGTGCGGGCCACCACAACGATTCGTGGTGAACGCGAACTGGAAGCTGCTCGGCGGCTACGGCGACAACTACCACGTACTGTCCATGCACCGCTCTCTGGCTGACATCGGCGCGGGACCGACCGGTGAGCAGGTCCTCTACGGCTTCAAGTCCAGCGTCAACGGCCACGCCGTGAGCGGACCGGACTTCGAGCGCTTCGACACGGGTCTGGAGCCGGCTCAGTTCCTCGCGATGATGCCGCCCGCGGGCATGTGCGCGGAGCTTGTTCCGCAACTCGAACGCCGGCTCAGCCCCGAGCAGGTGACCTACTTGGGCACCACACCGCCGTCGACGGCCGCACTCTTCCCATCGACCTCGATCCTGATGTTCGGCGCGGAGCGGGCAGGGCAGCAGGGTGAGCGTCCGGCGGGGCAGTCGGTGAATCTGCGATTCTTCGCCCCGCTGGGGCCGGACCGCACCGAGCTGTTCCTGTTCTACCTCGTCGAGCGCGATGCTCCCGAGGAGCTCAAGGCCCGCATGAGGCAGAACTGCACCGCCGCGTTCGGGATCGGCGGCTACATCGACGAGGACGACTTCGAGGTCTTCGGCAGTATTCAGCGCAACCTCGATGGGGTGATCGCCCGCCAGGAGTTTGCGTGCTACCGGGCGGCCGGAACACCCCTGGACCCCGACCCCGCCCGGCCCGGCATCGCCTTCCGCGGGGTGTCCACCGACGATGGCCAGTGGGCCTTCTACGAGCGCTACTTCGAGTTCCTGGAGGGAAAGCCATGGTGA
- a CDS encoding acyl-CoA dehydrogenase family protein, translating to MTDFRESELHNDIREGVRLVCRDFPDSYWRDLDERHEFPWEFYKALAEGGWVGIAIPEEYGGGGCGIAEASIVLEEVAASGAAMNGCSAIHLSIFGMNPVTKFGSEHMRQKYLPAAAAGNLHVAFGVTEPDAGTDTTNIRTRAVRDGDNYVVRGQKVWMSKASFCQKTLLLVRTTPLEDVQKRTDGLTLLLADLEAPEVRINPIPKVGRNAVVSCEVTFDDHVVPVHDRVGEEGQGFKYLLHGLNPERILVAAEAIGIGRAAIRRAVEYANDRVVYGAPIGSNQGIAFPLAEAYARLHAAELVVREAAWRYDNGLHCGEQANMAKWLAADAAFAAADQAVQTHGGFGYAHEYDVARYWREARLMRIAPVPQEMILNYLAEHVLGLPRSYGTRR from the coding sequence ATGACTGATTTCCGTGAATCCGAGCTGCACAACGACATTCGTGAAGGCGTTCGGCTGGTATGCCGAGACTTTCCGGACAGTTACTGGCGTGATCTCGATGAACGACACGAATTTCCATGGGAGTTCTACAAGGCCCTTGCGGAAGGCGGCTGGGTTGGCATCGCCATTCCCGAGGAGTACGGGGGAGGCGGATGCGGGATCGCTGAAGCGTCGATCGTGCTCGAAGAGGTAGCAGCTTCCGGCGCGGCGATGAACGGCTGCAGTGCGATTCACCTGTCCATCTTCGGAATGAACCCCGTGACGAAGTTCGGGAGCGAGCACATGCGGCAGAAGTATCTGCCTGCCGCGGCCGCCGGTAACCTGCACGTCGCATTCGGGGTGACCGAGCCCGATGCCGGCACCGACACCACCAACATCCGCACGCGCGCCGTGCGCGACGGTGACAACTACGTTGTGCGCGGCCAAAAGGTTTGGATGTCCAAGGCCTCGTTCTGTCAGAAGACGCTGCTGCTCGTTCGGACGACACCGCTCGAGGATGTGCAGAAGCGAACCGACGGCCTGACGCTGTTGTTGGCGGACCTCGAGGCACCCGAGGTGCGGATCAACCCGATCCCGAAGGTTGGGCGCAACGCAGTCGTGTCATGCGAGGTGACTTTCGACGACCACGTCGTGCCGGTGCACGATCGCGTCGGCGAGGAAGGGCAGGGCTTCAAGTATCTGCTGCACGGGCTGAACCCCGAGCGAATCCTGGTGGCGGCGGAGGCTATTGGCATTGGACGGGCGGCTATCCGGCGAGCCGTCGAGTACGCCAACGACCGCGTCGTCTACGGAGCGCCGATCGGTTCCAATCAAGGCATTGCGTTCCCCCTCGCGGAGGCTTATGCCCGCCTGCACGCCGCGGAGCTGGTGGTGCGCGAGGCGGCGTGGCGATACGACAACGGGCTGCATTGCGGTGAACAGGCGAACATGGCGAAATGGCTCGCCGCCGACGCCGCCTTCGCCGCCGCCGACCAGGCCGTGCAGACACACGGCGGGTTCGGTTACGCCCATGAGTATGACGTCGCGCGGTACTGGCGGGAGGCGCGCCTGATGAGGATCGCCCCGGTGCCGCAGGAGATGATCCTGAATTACCTTGCCGAGCACGTGCTCGGCTTGCCCCGCTCTTACGGGACTCGCCGCTAG
- a CDS encoding cupin domain-containing protein, with product MTDHTPAPPAEKFVGDFMSAMDPSKPASMVFSMSTYQVFDEEAPTVVMAYATGKLGIVMWNLLPGQENDYHLHPKMEHLQIVTQGEVEYTIGDEPPVTLAVGQAVLVPAGVPHGIRNTSSAPASYLAVTDATGGYEKVLVERNAGS from the coding sequence ATGACCGATCACACACCCGCACCACCGGCTGAGAAGTTCGTCGGGGACTTCATGTCGGCGATGGACCCCAGCAAACCCGCGTCGATGGTGTTCTCGATGTCCACCTATCAGGTCTTCGACGAAGAGGCGCCGACGGTCGTCATGGCCTACGCCACCGGCAAACTAGGAATCGTGATGTGGAACCTTCTGCCCGGCCAGGAGAACGACTACCACCTGCACCCGAAGATGGAACACCTGCAGATCGTCACCCAAGGAGAGGTGGAGTACACGATCGGTGACGAGCCGCCGGTGACGCTCGCGGTGGGCCAGGCGGTGCTGGTTCCCGCCGGTGTCCCGCACGGGATCCGCAACACGTCCAGCGCCCCGGCCTCTTATCTCGCTGTCACCGATGCGACAGGCGGGTACGAGAAAGTCCTCGTCGAACGAAACGCAGGATCGTGA
- a CDS encoding cytochrome P450: protein MTTVNAAASEKGCPVVDSYQPTADEQLVDPFSTWAVARRETPVFFAPALGAYVVTRHDDICAITNDPQAFSNSDILKPLKPTPPAVAEILATGFDPSKLGAMIMLDPPEHDKIRRSIAARFTFRRIGQLEQEIRTAADDFIDRMLAGGTSADFVKAFAYPLPLRIICRLLGVPLEDSEQLHEWATFKLALQFGDMPLDEHVRAARGYVDFQRYVANLIDQKRADPQDDLVSAMLAPTADGDVLDDIVLVGQVMGLVNAGHETTTTVLTMGLYHLLSNREQWEMLCADPGLAAAAAEEALRFDGPIKQLWRRAVRDVEVGGVPIPCGARIAIVNGSANHDETVFDDSERFDIAKKRDGIHLAFGRGTHYCLGANLARAEARISLELLSARIPSIRLVTGAPTGYARNVTVRMPLGLDVEWDG from the coding sequence GTGACCACCGTCAACGCCGCCGCATCCGAGAAGGGCTGCCCGGTCGTCGACAGCTACCAACCGACGGCTGACGAGCAGCTCGTCGACCCGTTCTCGACGTGGGCGGTGGCCCGGCGTGAGACGCCGGTGTTCTTCGCACCGGCGCTCGGCGCCTACGTGGTGACGCGTCACGACGATATCTGCGCGATCACCAACGATCCGCAGGCATTTTCCAACAGCGACATCCTCAAGCCGCTGAAACCGACTCCGCCGGCGGTGGCCGAGATCCTGGCTACCGGCTTCGACCCCTCGAAGCTGGGCGCCATGATCATGCTCGACCCGCCCGAGCACGACAAGATCCGCCGCTCGATAGCGGCCAGGTTCACCTTCCGGCGGATCGGCCAACTTGAGCAGGAAATCCGCACGGCTGCAGATGATTTCATCGACCGCATGCTCGCCGGGGGCACCAGTGCGGACTTCGTCAAGGCGTTCGCATATCCCTTGCCGCTGCGGATCATCTGCCGACTGCTCGGTGTACCGCTGGAGGACTCGGAACAGCTGCACGAGTGGGCCACTTTCAAGCTCGCGTTGCAGTTCGGCGACATGCCGCTCGACGAACACGTGCGCGCGGCTCGCGGATACGTCGATTTCCAGCGATATGTAGCCAACCTCATCGACCAGAAGCGGGCCGATCCCCAAGACGACCTCGTTTCGGCGATGCTTGCGCCGACCGCCGACGGCGACGTACTCGACGACATCGTCCTCGTCGGTCAGGTCATGGGTCTGGTCAATGCCGGGCACGAGACGACCACGACTGTGTTGACGATGGGTCTCTACCACCTGTTGTCGAATCGCGAGCAGTGGGAGATGCTTTGCGCGGACCCGGGACTCGCGGCGGCGGCCGCCGAGGAGGCGCTGCGCTTCGACGGACCTATCAAGCAACTGTGGCGGCGCGCGGTTCGTGATGTCGAGGTCGGAGGCGTGCCCATTCCGTGCGGAGCGCGCATCGCGATCGTCAACGGCTCCGCGAACCACGACGAGACCGTGTTCGACGACTCCGAACGTTTCGACATCGCCAAGAAGCGCGACGGGATTCACCTGGCGTTCGGGCGCGGCACCCACTACTGTCTCGGTGCGAACCTTGCGCGGGCGGAAGCCCGCATCTCGCTCGAATTGCTCAGCGCGCGTATCCCTTCGATCCGGCTGGTTACCGGTGCGCCAACCGGATACGCCCGCAACGTCACGGTCCGGATGCCGCTCGGACTCGACGTCGAGTGGGATGGCTGA
- a CDS encoding SDR family NAD(P)-dependent oxidoreductase gives MAEVSPTAASLRDATIVVTGGASGIGLAAAEAAAEVGAAVMLADRDRGALDAAHVELKRFGTPVATHQVDVADAAQVQSLVEATLSAFGRVDGLVTSAGIERSAPAVQISDDDFDEVLRVNLKGTFLCAQAFARAMVDRRSGGSIVTVSSALAFSGRVNAAQYTASKGAVVSLTKSLAIEWGPLGIRVNSVAPGLIATPITSDMPIKYLKEYASRTPLGRIGTPEDVAKAIRFLLSDESSYVTGQTLVVNGGFLMPS, from the coding sequence ATGGCTGAGGTCTCTCCGACGGCGGCGTCGCTGCGTGACGCCACGATCGTCGTCACCGGTGGAGCCTCGGGCATCGGGCTGGCCGCCGCCGAGGCGGCGGCCGAGGTCGGCGCGGCCGTCATGCTCGCCGACCGTGACCGCGGCGCGCTTGACGCGGCCCACGTCGAGCTGAAGCGTTTCGGCACGCCGGTCGCGACCCATCAGGTCGATGTAGCCGATGCCGCCCAGGTGCAAAGCCTCGTCGAAGCCACGCTGTCGGCGTTCGGTCGCGTCGACGGGCTCGTCACGTCGGCCGGGATCGAACGCTCGGCGCCGGCAGTGCAAATCAGCGACGACGACTTCGACGAGGTGCTCCGAGTGAACCTCAAGGGCACGTTCCTGTGTGCTCAGGCGTTCGCCCGGGCGATGGTGGACCGAAGATCGGGCGGATCGATCGTCACTGTCTCGTCTGCGCTTGCCTTCAGCGGGCGGGTCAACGCTGCCCAGTACACCGCATCCAAGGGCGCGGTCGTCTCCCTCACGAAGAGCCTGGCCATCGAGTGGGGCCCACTGGGCATCCGGGTCAACTCGGTGGCGCCGGGGTTGATTGCCACGCCGATAACTTCAGACATGCCAATCAAATACCTCAAGGAATACGCAAGCCGTACGCCGCTCGGGCGGATAGGCACGCCGGAAGATGTGGCGAAAGCCATTCGGTTCCTGCTCAGCGACGAATCCTCCTACGTCACCGGGCAAACCCTCGTCGTCAACGGTGGATTCCTGATGCCGTCATGA
- a CDS encoding aromatic-ring-hydroxylating dioxygenase subunit beta, whose amino-acid sequence MVTDTATRRGELVRPTDPDHVDALLFLMAEAEVLDAGDFTGWLALLAPDVTYKVPVQTTRLRRDRADSAVMYHHEEDRASLEFRVKRIAEADTSWAYNPASRTRRFVSNVRVRRTGGTDLRVSSYVLFLRSRHDRETYELLTGERNDVLRRTAEGQLTLGAREVTVDQARVGVAGLPFPL is encoded by the coding sequence ATGGTGACTGACACCGCGACACGTCGGGGCGAGCTCGTTCGCCCGACCGATCCGGACCACGTCGATGCGCTGCTGTTTTTGATGGCCGAGGCCGAGGTGCTCGATGCCGGCGATTTCACGGGTTGGCTTGCGCTGTTGGCTCCCGACGTCACCTACAAGGTGCCGGTGCAGACCACCCGCCTGCGCCGCGATCGCGCCGACTCCGCGGTCATGTACCACCACGAGGAAGACAGAGCCTCGCTCGAGTTTCGGGTCAAGCGCATCGCCGAGGCCGACACGTCGTGGGCGTACAACCCGGCGTCGCGGACCCGGCGGTTCGTCTCGAACGTCCGCGTCCGTCGCACCGGCGGCACCGACCTGCGAGTCTCGAGCTACGTGCTGTTCCTGCGGTCCCGCCACGACCGCGAGACCTACGAGCTGCTCACCGGCGAGCGCAACGACGTGCTGCGTCGTACGGCCGAGGGCCAACTCACGCTCGGCGCGCGCGAGGTCACCGTCGACCAGGCTCGGGTGGGCGTCGCCGGCCTGCCGTTTCCGCTGTGA